CCTAAATTGGACCATACATCTATAAAATTCATTCATTGAATTCGGAATGGTCGACACTTGTTCTTGATGTCCActtctttcattgtttttcgTCAGCACTTGCTTCATATATGATAATACTAACAtacttttaagtttttaacaACATGTTTAACCAAGTTTTTTAGGGgtgtgttttaaattataatactttttgtgtttgtgattttaaaaaatattttaattgtggttttgaaaaaataagtttttaaaaatatattttagcctttataaaattaaaattaaaactgttatacactaataaaaaaaaacatgttattttaactACTACAAAATTAAAGTTGGAAACATAATTATGGATGGGATCCAATGAAAAAACAGAAGCTATTTGActaaacaaatgatttttttttgtggttgggtaaaaaataaaagagcttCATCCCTTTTAAAACTTCACTATTCTATGGGTTCATTTGATAGTATGGTGAGATGTGATTGAGGtagtattttatttcaattatagttttgaaagtttttggtTAATTAACAATCATCATAGTTTTGCATAAATAAACTCTCTTAAAACCTTGGttattaaaaaatgtataatttatagtttttcttaaatctattttttaaattataccaCAAAAGCTATCATAATACTAAAAGAAGCTTGGACCTCAAATATGATCATTGCCTTGATGGTAAACACACACCTCATATATATCTAAACacccaaaactaaaaatatgcCAAACAATTATTCTCATACATTGACTAAATGCCAATATATTTACATTATAAGTGTTCATCATATGTCGACAAACAATAGGCAATGATTGGTATTCCATGCTTACATGTTGTCCCTTGTgtcaatcacaaaaaaattcagTTAGAAGATCTTTGTAATGAGTATTACAAGATGAATGCATTTAAAAAAGTATACTTTGATGTGGTGCATCCATTACTTGAAGTTGATcactattctaaaaaaatataattacttgTTCTACCTTCAAAACTTGAAAAGGGTGTGAGTAGATCGGAAATAAATAgacaaaggggaaaaaaaaaagaagatcaatCTAGAACAACTAGGAAGAGGACTTCCACACTTTGATACAATATTTGCAACTAGGAAGCAAGAGGTTCAGTGTTCTAGGTGGAGGCTCAAACATGGAAGTATATGTTCGGGAAGATGATGGgtggattttttatttggtaaggCATGTTAAATGTGTTTGGAAATTATTGTTAAATACTGTattttatcacatttttataattaaatgaaaactaCCAATGACTGTTTCTCAAAAGAAATAACCTAATAACTTTAGTGGCATTTTAATTAGtctttgttataaaataatgacactcatgtaaataaatacatattttttgttggttttttttctaacacTAACTCTTAAGGATGTAAAGTGTTACTTGTTATCAAAGTACATGATAGATGATAGAAAgtgtaatatttgttttttaaataattacaaagtaaaaaaagatcaaatattaGAGTGCACTtggtgtaattttttaaaaaataaatagtcaaaATAGCCCAtgccaattcaatttttttttttcttgttttcaagagtaatttagttttttaactgtgctaaaaatcatgaaaactattACTCCTAACTAGgcaatttgttttcattaagaaaagtaaaattgttattttactatttcaatttaccttgaaaatgaatctaaaattataatattgaaTGCTACATCAATTCCTATGCCCTTTTAgttcttttaataataataatagtaattattattattattattattattattattattattattattgtagtagtggtggtggtggtggtggtggtgttataaaatttataattatatatatatatatatatatatatatatatattgaacttattagatttttcataattttttagtttaatttcttaaattttcatgacacttttaatgttttattttattttatatataaatagacTGCTTGATtggaaaaattcataataagaaagtatggatttttttttaattctttttatatctatGTTATTATAtacttgttctttatttttaacaaataataataataataataaaatctgaTATTTTACGTATAtgtataaacaagaaaaaacgcAATCACGGCATAATACGGCAATCCTCGAATGTCCATTGTCCACACGTCTCTCTCCTGCGTTGCAGCTTTTGTGACCAAGAAAACCACGAACCTCATCCTCATGGACTCTCATAAACCTCAATTGCTTTACAGCAATCATCCATCAAAATCAACGCAAGGTACGTACGTACGTCTACAGTACACCCATTCTTTTACCTTCTCTTTGTCAATGCAACAGTGTTTAGGTTTCTTTCCCTTTTGTCTTGGTGCTAATGTTGTGATGGGTTAGGGTAAGTAGGTATTGATGGCCTTGTTTGATTTGTCTAAAAACTACATTCCCACATcctttaaagtaaagaaaatgataatatgGTATGTGTAACTTCAATGGGATTTTTTcctactttttttcttcttgcatGCAACCCTTTAAAGGAAAGGCAATGATATTATGATATATGTAGTtttgttgggatttttttttaatttttttttcttcttgcatGCAACTCCTTTTAAGGAAACATAATGATAATATGGTACATGTAACTTTCttgggatttgttttttactccttttcttcttgttcatcAATTACATGATTCAATGCCTGTTTGAACAAACCCCAGCTCCCcaaaaaagtattttgtttTGTCAAAGCACGAAAATAAGAAAAGGGTATTGTTCTTTTATtgattcctttgtttttttttttttttaaataaaagtgttAGGAGGAGATCTAGGATTGTATGCAAGGAGGATTTCTTGAAAGCTAGATCCAGTCATGGATGATGAAGGTGACCCATTTCCTCAGTTAGGGAGTGTGTACAAGAAAGGTTCTGGTTTCTATGTTAATCAGTTGAGTAAAAATGTGGCAAGTATGAATCCAAATTCTGCACAAGATGGGAAGGTTGCTGCAAAGGCTTGGCCTGCTCAGAACTCTGCATCTAGTGCGTGGGGATGTTCGAAATTGGTACAGAAACTGGGGGTGCAAAGCAATGCTTTGACAACCCAAAATACTACTTTTAAGAAGTCTCTTTGCAGTGCAAATGAATTGCCTTTGCAACAGAACAATTATCCGAAACACAGACAGAATTTGTCTCAAGTTGGTTCTGCTTGTTCCAGTGGCCGGGAAGAAAGTCGGGCCAAGGATGAATCTGTCTCGAACCATCAAGTTTCTGGCACTGACAATGATGATGTTGATGGTTATACGGTGTTTAgcggtgatgatgatgatgatgattttctCTTTGATTCTGATTTTGATTTAGATGCAAGTGAAAATAGCTATGATGTGTTGAAGAAGAGCAAGTGGTTCAAAGCATTCTTTGATGATTTCGATAAACTCACTGTTGAGGAGATAAATTCACGAGCAAGGAAGTGGCACTGCCCTGCTTGCAAAGGGGGCCCTGGTGCTATTGATTGGTATCGAGGCATCGATCCCCTAGCATATCACGCAAagacaaaaaagacaagaaggGTTAAGCTTCATCGCATGTTTTCTGAAATTTTGGATGAGGAAATGCATAAGAAGGGAGGTTTAGTAACTCCAGTTGGTGAAGCCTTCGGCAGATGGCAAGGACTTGATGCGAGAGTTAAAGACTACGAAATAACCTGGCCTCCAGTGGTTTTGATAATGAACACGAGATACGAGCAGGAGGAAAATGGCAAGGTaaatataatttcttcttttcactatgaaatgaattatttaactttatatataaatcattttttcctCTGAAATGGATTCTAGCAGTGGATTGGCATGGGAAATCAAGAACTTCTGGACCACTTCAACTCATATGCTGCACTGAAGGCTCGCCACTCATATGGTCCACAAGGGCATCGAGGAATGAGTGTACTGATTTTCGAGAGCTCTGCAGCGGGTTACTTAGAAGCGTCTCGCCTTCATAAGCATTTTATAGATCAAGGAAGAGGCAGAGATGCTTGGGATGGTACCCGGGTTTCATTCTGTACAGGTGGTAAGCGCCAGCTCTATGGTTATATGGCTTTGAAGGAAGATTTGGATATCTTCAACCAGCATTGCCAaggtcctctctctctctctgtgtctGTCTTTTTCAGGATATTTATGTCTGTTGCCATGCAGTTTGAGAAAAATACGGTGCTCTCCAAGCCCaataatgtaaaataattaatgaggTTGGCGGAATATTCATCTAAACTGATATTCATAAGATGAGAATGAGCAAAAACATATTTGTGCATATAGGTCCGCAACAATAGGTCTAGATCTTGGACTTTAAAATGGGGTCTAAAAACCATGTTAATAAGTTTCAGAACTGAATTCGGTGCTGATTTCGAAAGTGTGAGTAGTAAATGTGAATTCCTTAATTTCTGATGCCTGAATGTTGACATTTATAAGTGACATATTTCCTCAATAGTCTTGGCTGTAAACTGCTGAAGCAAGATTTCACTACTCTCTGATTCTTGGAATGCTGGTAATAACTTCTGCAGCCACGTTTAAccttttatgaaattgattagGTAAGAATAAGCTCAAGTTTGAGACGGTGTCATATCAAGAGATGGTTGGAAGCCGCATAAAGCAGATAAATGAGGATAGCCAGATGCTTGTCACTTACAAGAACAGGTTTGCTGCAGAACATATGCAGTCACAAGCTCTCGCAGAGTCCCTGTGCAGATTGAGtgagaaaatgaagaagactGTGCAAGAAAATCGCATTGTGAGAGAGAGAACTAAATTGCTGCATGAACAGACCAAGGAAGAGGTAACATCTTTAAATTGCAAATTGCTTTTATTGTTTCTGTTTCTTATAGCACATCTCTCATTGTCGCGTATGTGTTCACAATATCGTTGCTTCTTTCTTCCAGTAAAACATTTTAACTTCTTCTGGTGTGTCTCTCTCCTCTAATGATTGAAAGATCttaattcaaaatgaaaaaaccttTCTGCATTATTTATGGTTCACTACTTTGCTCCTCTTCTCCTTTTGTCTTGTATGTACCAGAAGTTTCATCTCCTGATTTACCAGATCTTTGTCAACTTTCATCATCAAACCAGGAACTTTTATGATACAGTTGCCGCCTGATCGCAATTTAGCCATCTCAACCATGATGAACAAATTGGGTCATCTACACTGTGCTCCTTGGGAAATTGAAGGATGCATTAATTTGAAGGAAAACATAGCTCTTGGATGGTGTAATTCATGCGTGTTAAGAAAATCCTAGTAATAATAGGACTATAACTGGCTGGAGGCACACGGCACTTTTTGCACTCCAAGCTACTTCATAATACCGTGTTCATATTGCATTCTTTACATCTGCTTTCTCTGTTCTGAGGCATTCTTTTCCAGATGGATTCCCAAGAGAAAtttttcaaggatcaaatcaaagCTATCCATCAGGCTATAGATGCAAAAGAAGATAACTTCGAGAAGTTACAGCAGGCAAAGCTAGAGAAAGCTAAAGAGTTAAATGCAGATCCATCTACTGAAGAGAATGTGGACAGGTAACACTGTAATAGTGCCTTAGCCAGGCCAGACAAGCTAGAGTTATCTATCTGAGGCATTCActcctttttcccttttttgagaaaatgatcaatttcaataatagacagtaacaaagtaaaaaagatCGAATGTGTCATCTTGGAGCACAGCGAACTGTATGCTCCCAGGCTTGCTGGTTAATTTATCTAGCAGGTCACGGGTTCAAACCTAGTCAATCTTCACCCCCTCTCCCCCTTGGTAgaccaaaagaaaaatacttatgCATCCTTAGTAGAAAGCAATGAATTAAAGAGTCACATCCACCTTTGGTGGTTTAAGAAATGAAGGGCTGTTCATTTTAATGGTGGTGGTTAGAAAAATACTGAATTAATGGAGAAActtataatgtttttgaaaattctgTGCAAATAGGGTGAAGGACATGAGCAGGTTCATAAAAATACAGGATAAAGAGATGGAAGAATTCAAAGCAGAGAGAAAGAAGCTGATAAGAAGGCACGGAGACGAGAAGGctgcacttatgaagatatacTGGGAGGAACTCCTTGTGCTGGAAAGGGAGTTTGAGGATGAACTAACCCTGCTTATTGACAAGTATACCCCAGATCAGAATCACCCCTGATGAAGAAACCAAGAAACAGCCATCAAATTTTGAGCTGACGAGAGACAGTCAAGAATATAGCGAAAAAACAATCTTACACACAGGATACATACGATAGCAACAAGAAAGACATTCATCTTGTCATCATTTTTGCAAAACTTGCTTGATGGAAATGTAAAAGCACTTCAGCAGCATTCCCTTCcagattaattgagttttttgattttgcatttcaaaatattttgaaaaattgtgaaaattttttatttatatcaaattaattaatatttttttaatagttttagatGATATTGATATGtcgatgttaaaaataattttttaaaaataagaaatactattttaatatatttttaaataaaaaataataactaaatattaaatgacATGTTTTTGAAGGGCAAAAGTTTTAAAGAATCATCTGTGATTGTTTACTTGATGTCCATGCATGCCATGCAAGAGTCGTCCACCTTTAATTTAGGCTTCCACCTTTAATTTAGGCTTTCAAGTATTCTTCCTGTCTTTtgcactttttaatttttaacttgatgATGTGGCATATTTTATGTCCCATTGGACTCCATGAAGTTGGTAAGCTTTAGAAGATAAAGAGAATAatcaatttagttttaaaattcgtCCTGATAGATCATCCTAGAATCCGGCTAATTCAAGGATGAAATtagtttggattaaaaaaaaaattaaattttttttttgatataactCGGTAGACTGACTTAGCAAAACtcggttaaaaatttaattggatcgttgatttttttttattaaaacaatatattttttaaaaaaattgatctaaataACCCGATTAAAACCTGAAATTCAAGTCTTGAACTGGCTAACCATTAGACCcagtttaaaaaactataaagaattTCATTAGTTTGcggagaaattaaaaatttgataaaagttcAGAGTTAAATTAATACAAACTACAgtcaaacaaatcaaagaattgCAATTTGTTTATATGGTagtgaaaattgattttctagAGAAAATATATAAGCAGTTGtttctcataaattttatttttttaaaaaagaaaaatttatattattttaatatatttttaaataaaaatactttaaaaaacaataattattactctagaatatcattataatatattattttaatatatttttaaatttatatatttctcaCAATTTGAATTACCCTACTGCTAATAATGCGAGTAATCCAATGGATTAACTTGAGATATAGTTGACTCACTGAGTCAATCAAAACCTAATTGATCGAAACAAACTCAAGTGatacttctttttattatttttttaatcgaaGACGACATTGTTTTAGGATTGACATTGATTGACCCGACAACCTTAATCGGGTGCGGGTCTGACAGCCGCGGTACCATCTTGGTCTAATGGGCTTGTGCCATTATTTCCATATATTATATAAACGAAATGCCCGAACTTATGACACGCTCTGTCTGTGACTGGGAGTAAAATAATGGGACCTGAGACAGAGAACAGGAAGCCAACTGCTGTGTTCATGGCTTTTGGTACGAAGGGCGATGTTTACCCTATCTCTGTAAGTATTTCTTCTTCCAATGGGATTGCTaaaatatctcttttttttgtgtttttctttccaGTTGagttgaaaaatcaagaatttcttgtgttttcttgttcttgtttcaGGCCATTGCCGCTGCTTTTGCTAGTGATCAGAAACAATACCGGGTGGTTCTAGTAACACATTCAGCACATCAGGTTTGCATTGAaatcctcctcttcctctttgGTTTATTGCTTACTAAATACCCAGCCAGTAATCAAAATCAACCATGCATTCTTGAAACAATACTTTATATAGTTTGTTCCTTAGGTCATCTAGTTTGCAAGTCGAAGAAACCTTTTTCGAGGGTAGCCCTAACTTGTGTGTGGACTGGCTAGATTGAAAAGTCGTATTTGAGTTATGCCCTTGGGAAGAAATCAGCCCTATAAAATTGCAAGGTGTTATTCTGATTTAACTCAATATAGAACTGTGCTGttcttttgtttcattttctttcgtCCCTAGGAATTTTGGGTTCATGTGAGTATTccgtttctttctctttctcctttttttttttactgataatttttgtttttagaagacCTGCTGATGTTATAAAATGTTGGGTTTCTTGCAGAACTTAAGCTCTCACTTGGAAGAAAGACATGTTACGTTCTTAGGAATCAATTCACCACCTGTTCTTTCTGTTCGCAACAATTATGGTTGTTCAGGTTCTAATATCAATGGCTATGCTATCTTTGCAGTACATAAGAAGGCAAATCTTGTGAGAATGggattagttttatttttgcattgaATTAACTAACCACTCTGCTGTAATGGACCATTTCTTTAATAGGATCACAGGAGTTAGCTTTTTCACAACAAAAAATGATAGCCACAAGAGAGCACAGACAAGAATGCTATTCAGCAGTTGAAGGGATTTTTGGACATGGTCCAACCATGGAGGGTGATTTtatcttgataaatttttttgcaTTGGTATTTCTTGGAAATTCTGGTCCATAGAAGCACTTCAGATACGTTGAAAATATAGCCTGGATTTATATGGCTTTCTTGATGAAAGTATCAACCTAATAAAGGAAAACTTTGCTTTGCTCTGGTACAGGAAGGATGGAGCCTTGCAGAACTTTTTCATATCCGTTGTGTGGTAGCTGCTCCATATGTTGTTCCATACAGGTGGTGATATTTTCTCTAAATTCTCTATTTCTTAATTACTATGAAGGAcattttgtgtttggtttttctCCAATGTGCTATTATTATGTATAGGCATGTATAATAATTGAAGTAACACAGATACGGTTATAAAAATGTATGCGTATATGGCAGTGGATTATGTGAATGTAGAATTTCGTTTTATTAAATGACAATTGAATAACTTGTTCCTCAATGTTATTTATCCATATAGAGAAAAGTGAAGAGAATATACATGTCTATCTATtatgtattttgaattgttGGGTACATGCATGATTCAAAATTCCATATTGATGAAATAGCAACGAAAGCTATTATAGATATTAGTGGGAAAATCTACAGCCAAACAGTTCAAGAACAGGTTTCAAATCTATGCTGGTGGCTCCAAAAGCCAAGCAGGTGTAGGGTGTGACTAGAATTTGGTACAGGATAACTAACAATAAGGGTACGTGAACTTCCACTCAAGGGAAATGAATCTTGGAGTGGTCATTATATCATACAGAATGCCACATTAGTATGAGACTTCTAGAGTATTTTTGCTTGCCCAAAGTCATATATTGAAGCAATAGAAAGAAAGTTGAATAGGTATATGCGGGAATACTAATAACCCATCTTCTTTAGCACTTGTATTTAgataatgtgttaatatttagTTACTTGCAACATTTTGTGCTACTTGATTAGTTGATTTTGCTGACTTAGTTGTCCTGACTAAATGTCTCAAACCAAGCATCGAATATGCATTAGATGTTATCTGAAGGGGTTGATGTATTCATTCACAAGAAATTTCATCCTTTCTGTATGCTTTTTTCTTGAGATAATTGTTAGGACTCCCTTCGCCAATAATTCTCCACATATGATGGGGTTACTAATTCATACAAAATTTTACAATGCGACTTTTGGATTTATGCAAAAACTGGTCATGTAAAATTCATAATAGTCGTGCTTGGTTTTTGTCAATATGGACATCCACACTGTAAGCGAGACTACAAAAAGTTCACAAATGCCACAGTAGTTTCTCAAAGCATATTGTAGATATACCACTAATGATATTGAATATTAATACTTTCATCTGTAATGTatgccaaattataattttatagatgaaaaatttgGTGACCAGATATCTGAATATCTAAAGTTGCCTAGTTGTTGGTTCTTTATATCTATGCTTGCCCTGTTATTTAGTTGGTTACTGTTTGTATCTGCTTCTAGCTTAAGACTGCATCCCATTTTTCTAGAACTAAAATTATCAGGTTACAATGGACAATGGTTATTCCTGTCCTTTGTGTTTTTGTGGAATTTGATGTCTGGCACCAGGCATGGTTGCTTCTTTGTCAACCTTGGAATCTTTGGGAATTCATGGAAACGTTCATGGAAACCTTCAGTTTCCTGTCTTTTTCCACATTTTCCCCACTTTCTAATGCAAGTTCTCACAAATCTTGTTCAGTAGTTTTGCTGTAAGATGTGCATATCTAGatagtttattttgttgttaattttttccaATGTATGGTTGACACTTTTTGTGTGCTTTTCAGTGCACCTTCCTTATTTGAGAGTCACTTTAGAAGGGAACATCCtctattatataaatatctccAAGAAGCTGACAGTAATCAGGTGCTTCAAACTCCTCATGTAGAACCGTTTTCTTACTAGTATAGCACCAGCATAATGTAGGTCTTTGTCTCTTGCtttctcctattatttttaattaggtttATGATGTGCAGCTTGTATACAAACTTCTAACCTTTTTATGATCATAGGTTTCCTGGAAAGATGTGGCTCATTGGATGTGGCCGCTTTATACCGAAAACTGGGGATCATGGAGAAGTGATGATTTGTATCTGAGTCCTTGCCCTTTCACTGTTGGTGATTTTGGATATAAGATTTCCATTTTTTCATGGAATGAAATTTATGATTGCCACCTCCTGCATGTACATTGATTTCATGATGCATTGTTACTTTGTTGTTAGGGTATATTTAAACTCATTAAATTTCTTGTACTGAATCCAGGATCCAGTAACAGGGCTTCCCACTTGGCATGATAGGCCACCATCTCCCCTACTGCTGTaagttgcatttttttttctaccaaaAACAACCGCATAACCTAATTCTTTATTATGATTGCAAGCAAAGCAAAAGGATGATTGAGCCATTGTGGCACAGCTAAAGAATTTAGATGGTTCTAGGTTTTATTTCCATGGCATTCAAAACTCCCCGTGAAAGTAGAAATGGATTATTTTAGATGATTTATGAATCCATTCCCATGTCTGGCTAGAACAAATGAAGTAAAAGTGATTTGAgccaaaggaaaaggaaaagaaaaaagaaaagcatacaAAGTAAACATTATCTGCCATTATCTAGGTTTAATTGGCACCATTTTCTCATGCTTTAAATCTAACTAAGAATGACACCAAAATCTCATGATTCATATGCATTctgtccttttaaaaaaatattattggatgGGTTAATTAAAAGTTGAACACATTAACCTGTTTTTCttactctttgattttttttgagtAAATTACAATAACCTCTTGAAGCATCATGAAATTACAGGCATTACAGAAGAGTTTAATGATTTCCCAAAAAGCTTCTCCAAGTTTAAGAAAATACTACAAAAAACCATGTATGCCCCAAATGCCTCTAGTTATACTAAAATGCCAACATTGAATTGAAATTTAGTGTTTGTTCATACATTAGGTATTTTAAATACTTTGATactattatttcaattttagttaatgaaaattacttactgaataaaaaattcattaggATAATAAttctaatcatattattaaacatttttttcttttatttttccttaaaaaaacaacccattCGGTCAAtatgcttttaatttgtttgatattggttttaaattcaaataaaaactgtATTGTACTATGCatttgaatatcatcaagttttttcttcctatatattcatatgttttttttgttaggagccaatagtttttttataaa
This region of Populus alba chromosome 3, ASM523922v2, whole genome shotgun sequence genomic DNA includes:
- the LOC118046073 gene encoding uncharacterized protein isoform X8, which translates into the protein MGPETENRKPTAVFMAFGTKGDVYPISAIAAAFASDQKQYRVVLVTHSAHQNLSSHLEERHVTFLGINSPPVLSVRNNYGCSGSQELAFSQQKMIATREHRQECYSAVEGIFGHGPTMEGDFILINFFALEGWSLAELFHIRCVVAAPYVVPYSAPSLFESHFRREHPLLYKYLQEADSNQVSWKDVAHWMWPLYTENWGSWRSDDLYLSPCPFTDPVTGLPTWHDRPPSPLLLYGFSEDIVECPDYWPSNVHVCGFWFLPTEWQFSCKKCQEISKLSYPGDLRTKDEVCSAHVKLQCFLINPASTPPVFIGLSSVGSMGFLRNPQTFLQYDTLPMAISKMCSCNSSRGQWIHCCSTTCRHPTDKLDDVSISMAAKVLSRAINDALSPNIKARALEIAERISLEDGVMEAVKILKQEMNCSC
- the LOC118046073 gene encoding sterol 3-beta-glucosyltransferase UGT80A2 isoform X6, coding for MGPETENRKPTAVFMAFGTKGDVYPISAIAAAFASDQKQYRVVLVTHSAHQNLSSHLEERHVTFLGINSPPVLSVRNNYGCSGSQELAFSQQKMIATREHRQECYSAVEGIFGHGPTMEGDFILINFFALEGWSLAELFHIRCVVAAPYVVPYSAPSLFESHFRREHPLLYKYLQEADSNQVSWKDVAHWMWPLYTENWGSWRSDDLYLSPCPFTDPVTGLPTWHDRPPSPLLLYGFSEDIVECPDYWPSNVHVCGFWFLPTEWQFSCKKCQEISKLSYPGDLRTKDEVCSAHVKLQCFLINPASTPPVFIGLSSVGSMGFLRNPQTFLQVIQTVLEITNFRFILFTASYEPLDEAVQVIATESSHLDKRKYLEEGICLFDNRLFCFPNMIPYQWLFPRCAAAIHHGGSGSTAAALHAGIPQMAGIMSIYTGSVLLG